TCGGTTTTCTGACCCTTTTAACGttctaacgttttttttaacaccaCGCACAGTACATGATGATCCAGACGTGTTTTTTCCTAGCATTGACCCTCCTGTTCTTGGATTACTAACCCCGATGTAAGATTGTGTCACGCGTGGAAACAGTGTCACTTTGACTAATGTTGAATCTCTGGAGGAATTCACGCGGAACCGTCTTCACCGTCTAGTCACTTCTGCCAAACCAATCATACGCGAATACGTGGTGCTCCAGTGTCCACGGCTCCACGATAGCAACTGAAAGTGAAGTGCTATGAGACGGGAATGGATTATTATATTGGAGGTACAATAATTCGGTAGGGATTTGCAAAAGATGGCGTAACTAACACTAGATCACAATAGACATTCTTATGACTACATTCATGTTGAGGCGACATCATTTCTCTCTAGAGATCAGTATATGCCTTTTTGCTGAGCGTTACCAAAAACAATTGATGGAAGTGAGCCGAGCATTGAAGTTCAAACGCCCCCAATATGCTAAAAGACATGGCGAAGTGATTTTTCAGCACGATCACGCCTCGGCCACGTGTTGCAAAAATCGTCGAGGAAACTTTGCAGGCGTTTCAAGAGGATGTCCTATCCCACCCACCGTCTTTACCAGACATTGCTCCTCCCGACTACCTGCTTGTTCCGGGCGATGACCAATAGCCTGGCCGAACTGTACTTCACTTCTTACGAAGAAGCCAAGAATTGGATCGATTCTTGAATCATCTGAAAAGgcgaggaatttttttttttcaccgcgGAATCCGTATGCAGCCTGAACGATGGAGAAAAGTCGTAGCTCGTACGGCAATAACTTGCGTTAAATACATTGTACCAACTTCCTTGAATAGAGCTCCGAAAAACACCAAAACTTACTCGTACTTCCAATATAAATCGACCGCACGCTTCTCTTACGCTCACGCCCGAGAAATAGCCATTTCAAAAACACTTGGTTGCCACACCTGACCCTGTGGATGAGGAAATTGTGAGATCAATGGTTCTCACTATATATTGCTCAAAACCTAACTAGCATAGACTTCAAGACAGTAAATCGGTCGAAACAAATTCATGacacttcacttcacttctcACAATGTCATGTCACGCTGAAACTAGGACTATCGCCTCAAGGGCCCAAGTTCAGGTATCGCTGCTTTtaacattgctttttttcgttaactGCGCATTCTGAGAAGTCTTTGATTCTTCGTTCTCCTGTTAAGCAAGTACAGTTTTAAACCCAATTAAGAAGTACTACAGCAAAACAGCGAAATACCGCCTAGAAATCTAGTAATCAGAAGCATCAGGAGCACCGGAAACATCACTTTActtaatgataataaaaaagtcaaaataaataagatagaggacagaattgaaaaaaaaattaaagtttaattaatcaattaaaaattataattaaaattaaaataagtttACCTAATTTACTCTCTGACACCatagaatcgaagaaaaaatggagcatCACATAGCAAGCAATCAATTCTTTTATTCctcatattttattcattcttcattttttccatttcattttgttttaaagaGTTGCCTGATTGGGTAAATTGGGTAAACTGCCGTTCCAGGTGCTGCTAATCATTTCGATCATTGGATTTTTTGCCGATGAATCGCATTGTCGATGTGATACATGCAAACTACATTTCAAGTCCTATGTACTTGTagaagaataacaaaaattgaaaatactcCCAACACTGCTTTTAACCCATAGACGACAGCGCACTTGTTTGCGTGCTGGCGCGTTCATATTTGTTCTACCTGGTCCATGTTGTGTGTATTTATTACTCGAAGATAAGAGACCCATTAGGTAAAAAACAACtctaaaaaattgagaaatcatgaaaaataactgTCGAAGAGTGTGCTGCTCAAGGCTGAGCCGCGATCTCGTCGAAGAGTTAAGGATAATATTTTATCTTTGTCAATCGCGcttctaattatttatttatttatttatttatttatttattacgcccAAAGGCGTGCCTAGAGTAAGAGAAAAGGactgaatataaataaacaatagaaaatccagcctgctacaaatcctacctcaccaAAGGGGGGGGGTGCGGGGGGGGGGTCCTTTTTGGGGGCTTGTGGGGCGTGCTTTGGAAGATCTGGGTTGTCCAATCCCTGAAAGGAAAAGTAATCTTTAGATCTTTTTCGAGGGACTTCACGGACATGTTGGTCCCGGAAAGACGGAttagttgtcatggtggatacggttTTGGAGCTCgcaacgacgacgggttgcgaatcctggtaTGCTGTtggtgacttgatcattgctaacacgcagtatcggaaagaaaatcgcatttgaacacgtacaccagcggcggtcgtgaaacacaaatgatttctgatgttacgccgacgagatcgccgacttctgcaggattcaaaagtcatccctacagaccatgtcgctgcccaacaccatctgctcgttatggacttgaaaatctcccgtccaaggaagagacgtccaaggactgaaacacagcgcatcaaatggtagaatctgaaggatcgaaaggaggtattttcgCGTCCGTgactccatctacacttccccaccctactcgtagtgtggaggaaatgtggttgtctacttccaacgttatacgcttgaccacggagaacactctgggaaagacgactctaggtaatccaaaggtacaaaaggctacgtggttttggaacgaggaagttcaggcggcaattcgtgagaagaagtccaagtataagctctggtgaagggcgcgtcagcctgaagatcggggtgcttacctagcggcgaagagggaggctaagaggCAGTctaaggcgaagtcggaccgccaaggctgtgtacgacatgcttgataccagaaggcgagcgggcagtgtatcgtttagtcgagcacgtcatcgctcaacgttggatatggagcacccaagatcgttaagggagtgatggagccgttctgcgccgctctggtcgATCCTGGGAGGTTgtgagagtactacaatcacttgtgtaacgaggTTCTGTATCCcccatcccaaccgttcccgcatcagggtcctgttctaccaattactgccgtcgaagtcagtgctgccctcgcaaaaataaagtcgaacaaggcaaccggtcctgatgacatacctgctgatgtctggaagctgctaggagatcgagagtccgtgtggctcgcaactctatttaaaaagatcgttgcagaaggacggactccagacgtttggcaaacttccatGACCGTGcttgtctggaaagggaaaggagacattgctgactgcaattcgtacaggcctatacgactgctctgccatacgatgaaggtttttgagcgtgtcctggaagctcgtctgaggaaaattgttagcgtttcactcaaccagtgcggttttgtgaaggactgcgatatagatgctatccatgcgtccgaatcctcctggggaaacatcgagagaagaaccgcagtgtgtcttgttttctcgatctcggaaagctttcgaccgtgtcccacatggctgttatggatgtccatgaggtcgcatagagtaccagaagaatatgtgcggtggacgaagctgctttatggaagcctaccagcgttgtacgatgtgctgttggaacaagcaggccattccctgtacgagtagaggttcatcagggttcatccctctcacctctgctgttcatactgtgcatggacacgataacgaaggaaatccgaagcagcatccgtggactctactctttgccgacgatgtcatgctcgcgtcggagtctcgagatgatcttcagaaacaagtgcagtcttggaaggatcagctgcaacaatatggattgcgcctcaacacatcaaaaactgagtacatggagtgcggaccaaggatataggatggttcaattcgtgttgatggcaccgaattaaacaaggtgaactgcttcaagtaccttggatccaaagtgacttccacaggcgacattgatcaagaaggtcgagcacgtgttaatgctgcatggatgaaatggaaaatggcaacaggggtactgtgcgaagaaagtccctgttcgactgaagtcgaagatctacaggacggttgtgcgtcctgttgccctttacggatgcgagtgctggccgacgacgaaagccttggaagaGTGttacgctatggagatgcggatgttgaggtggacgataggtgtaacgctaaagagaaagtatccaacgacactgtgcgctccatcttcggtgtcgtcccgataactgagaagatgaagcaggcgcgactgagatggtttggtcacgtcttgcggcgggaggaagattctgttgccaaaaccgctctgaagctcgacgtttcaggagtgaggccgcgcgggaggccaaagattcgctggttagaccgtgtgaagctggatataaCAGATGCGCGTTtatgtacggctgatgcaatggatagaaccaaatggaagacaagaagcagaaaagcggaccctgcaacaacgcgggacaaacgctaggaagaagaagaagaatagaaaatccagcaacgagaaaagagtagaatgagaataagcagggataagtcacgcgaacagtaaagcaagggacaatttagtaatttcaaaaagcacataaactcGACAGGGTGAGAATTAAGACTcttggaaagaaaagtaagaaagtATAGGTAGGCTATAAAAATTAGTGGCTTCCAATCACATCAGCCAGTCGtggtgaatttttgaagtctTTTTCCCTAAGAATTTAACGAGATCTGAAATTGAATTGGATCTCAGTTCTCAAGTGAATCTATCTATAAGTCTGTTTAAGTGAGATGCAACATCACACATCAACTGTGACATGTGATGATATTCCTGAGGTGTTGTTCGCACTCAATCTGAATGTTTATAGTAATTGATACCTGATCGGTCGGCGTCAATTGCAAGCGAAGATGGACGATCGTTGGTTGCGATTGGTGGTGCTAGCTGTCGGAGTCGCAGCAGCATTCACTGAACCGAATTCCAATTTGAAAGCTCGTATCAATCTTTCTGCATTCAAATTCTTCTCCAAAACTGCACATCATGTGGTGAGTCGTTGCGAATTTTACGTGGAACATTTGTGTTGATGACGTTTTTCAATTGAACTACGTAGGTGGATGTTGAAGTGCCGAAGATCGTTCTACCTGATATAACCTTAGACATTCATGCCGGGCCTGGGACGGGGAAAGTCTCGGCGTACGATCTGAAAATCACGAAGTTCCAATCTCCAAAGTAAGTGCCGATAATTCGACGATAgatgcaagaaaaagaaaaaagtaaaaagaaaacttgcgtgaatattttttcaaattataatCGGTAATTATCCTCAAATATACTAAAGCCTGCAAATAACTTATCTAGCAAATATTTGGGTGCTACCGTGTTTAAATTTTGGTCATACTCTGTCACATTCATGATCATTACAAAtgt
This window of the Necator americanus strain Aroian chromosome III, whole genome shotgun sequence genome carries:
- a CDS encoding hypothetical protein (NECATOR_CHRIII.G12144.T1) yields the protein MLVPERRISCHGGYGFGARNDDGLRILGPVLPITAVEVSAALAKIKSNKATGPDDIPADVWKLLGDRESVWLATLFKKIVAEGRTPDVWQTSMTVLVWKGKGDIADCNSYRPIRLLCHTMKVFERVLEARLRKIVSVSLNQCGFVKDCDIDAIHASESSWGNIERRTAVCLVFSISESFRPCPTWLLWMSMRSHRVPEEYVRWTKLLYGSLPALYDVLLEQAGHSLYE
- a CDS encoding hypothetical protein (NECATOR_CHRIII.G12145.T1); amino-acid sequence: MKWKMATGVLCEESPCSTEVEDLQDGCASCCPLRMRVLADDESLGRVLRYGDADVEVDDRCNAKEKVSNDTVRSIFGVVPITEKMKQARLRWFGHVLRREEDSVAKTALKLDVSGVRPRGRPKIRWLDRVKLDITDARLCTADAMDRTKWKTRSRKADPATTRDKR
- a CDS encoding hypothetical protein (NECATOR_CHRIII.G12145.T2): MATGVLCEESPCSTEVEDLQDGCASCCPLRMRVLADDESLGRVLRYGDADVEVDDRCNAKEKVSNDTVRSIFGVVPITEKMKQARLRWFGHVLRREEDSVAKTALKLDVSGVRPRGRPKIRWLDRVKLDITDARLCTADAMDRTKWKTRSRKADPATTRDKR